The Ectothiorhodospiraceae bacterium BW-2 nucleotide sequence AGCTTAATTATTATCGACGAACAGCACCGCTTTGGCGTCCATCAACGGCTAGCGCTCTTTAGCAAAGCGAAAGCGCAGCCCCACCAGCTCGTCATGACCGCCACCCCGATTCCGCGCTCACTCGCAATGACCGCCTATGGCGATCTCGATCTCTCGGTGATAGACGAGCTCCCCGCCGGTCGGCAGGCGATTACCACCGCCGTCATGAGCGAAGAGCGGCGTGAAGAGGTACTACAGCGCATCGGCCACACCTGCGCGCGGGGGCGTCAGGCCTACTGGATCTGCCCGCTCATCGATGAATCGGAGGTCCTACAGTGCCAATCGGCCGAAAAGCAGTGGCAGCAGCTACAGCAGCGGCTACCGCAGCTCTCGATCGGCCTACTACACGGCCGCCTAGCCACCGAACAGAAGGAGCAGACGATGGCCGCCTTTCGCGCCGGCCAACTCGATCTCCTAGTGGCCACCACCGTGGTTGAGGTCGGCGTCGATGTCCCAAATGCCACCGTCATGGTGATCGATAATGCCGAACGGCTCGGGCTAGCACAGCTACACCAGCTACGGGGTCGGGTCGGTCGTGGTAATGAACAGAGCTTTTGTGTGCTACTCTACAAGCCGCCCTTAGGGGAGAGTGCTCAACAGCGACTAGAGGTCATGCGCGAGTCGAGAGATGGCTTCTATATCGCCGAGCGCGATCTGGCCATTCGCGGCCCCGGCGAACTGCTCGGCAGCCGTCAGACGGGACTCATCAACTACCGCATCGCCGATCTACAGCGCGATCAGAATTGGCTAGAGCCGACACAACAGCAGGCAGCCCGCATGGTCGCACAGCACCACGAGGCTATCTCGCCACTTATTGAACGCTGGTTAGGGGCAGAGATTGAACAGCTCAGCCAAGTGTAGTTAACAAATCACTGTAAAAAAAGTTCACAAACTAATGAATAAGCTGTTAGAATTTTCATTTAAGAGAAACCAAATCGACAGGAGGGAGAGAAGAGTGATTGCGGGGGTACTGAAACGACTACAGTTACGCAATCGCCGTAGTGACTTTATCACCGGCATAGCGCTACGAGAGGATCATCTCGCCCTAGCACAGATTCAGCAGAGCCGTAGCGGCCCAAAGCTAGTCACGGCACTGGCTGAACCCTCGACCCAAACCACGCTCGCCAAGCAGCTACATGAGCTAATGGTACAACACAAACCGGAGCGAGGGCGACTGGTCAGCGTACTCAACCACGAGCAGTTTACCCTCTACAATACCGAACCACCCGCTGTCGGTGCCGAGGAGATGCGCGATGCGATTCGCTGGCGGTTGAAGGAGATGATCAATTTCGATATCGAACAGGCCGCCTTCGATATCTTCGAAGTCCCCGGGCAGGATGAGCGCGGACGGCAGAAGGTGCTCTATGCGGCGGTCAGTCGCGACCAGACCATTCGTGATCACATCAAACTGTTTCAGCAGCTAGGGCTCCAGCTTGATGCTATCGATATTCCTGAACTGGCCTATCGCAATATCGCCATGCTGCTACCTGAGGATGATAAGCAGGGGCTGCTCATGCTACGCATGCAGCCACATGCCGGTCTGATTACCATTACCCATGATCAAAATATGTTCCTCTCCCGCCGCACCAGTATTGGGCTAGATCAGATTGTCAGCGCCGCCGAAAAAGCGGCCGATGATGAACTAACGCTCCACGATGAGCACGGTCTGGCGCTCGATAGGCAACCTTATGTCGATAAAATTACCCTCGAAATCCAGCGCACTCTCGACTACTACACCCGCAACTTTGCCATGCCACCGATTACCAAAATGGTGATCGCCCCCCTAGAGCAGCCGATTGAGGGCCTACGCAGCTATCTACAAGAGAGCCTCGGTCTTGAGACCGGTGAGATCGACTTTAACCAGCTACTACAGCCCGATATCGATATCAGTCAGGAGCTACAGTCGCACACCTTCGCCGCTATCGGTGCGGCACTGCGCCAGTTTGGAACTAAGTAACCACGATGCAACAGATTAACCTCTACCTACCGCAGTTTCGAAAACCGAAAGTCACCTTTCCGCTCGGGCAGATGGTGGCCGTCTTGATAGCTGTCTGCGTAGCGATAGGGGGCTATGGGGCGCTGTTATGGCAGAACCAGCAGCAGCTACGACAACAGCAGCAGCAGCTAACGCAACAGAAGAGCCAAAAAGAGCAACGAAACCAAGAGCTGAGGCTCAAATTTCCGCCCCCCAAACCCGATCCGACCCTCATTACCCGCCAGCAATCGACGCTGCGCCAGATCGACTACCGACAGAGGATGATCGAGGTGCTACAGCGATATAGCAGCAGTCAAGAGCCCCCCCCACTATCGCACTACCTAGTGGGGCTAGCGCGACAAGATCTCGATTCGCTATGGTTAACCCGCATCGATGTCGGCCATCGGGGGCGGAGCCTGAAGCTCGAAGGGATGAGTATCGAGGCCGACGCACTGCCGCTCTATATTCAGCGTCTAAACCAAGAGCCGGCCTATAGCGGAACTTCGTTAGAAAAAGTGGTGCTGCAACGCCCGCAACCCTCAGCTGAGCAGCCACAGAGCCCGCTCGATCCCCGGCTTATCACCTTCTCCATTCAGACCGCAGCCGAAGGCTCCGAAGTAACCACCACCGCCCCCCCCATAGCAGCCGACGACCTACTAGGTAGCTGGAGCGCTATCGCCAAAACCCATAGCGGTGTCCCCTCGATGCAGTCGTTAGAGTCCCAGCCATGACACAGAAACTATCGGATATTGTTAGCCAAATAAATCGGCGCTCCCCTCGCGAACGGGTGATTCTGAGCGGCGTTATCAGTGTGCTGCTGTTCTATCTTGCCGATACTCTCTATCTGACTCCAATGGCTAGCGAGTTAACCGAACGACAGCAGCAGAACCGTAAGCTCGGCGATGAGATCAACCAGCTCGATATCGATACCGCTGCCATTATCGGCCAACACCAGCACGATCCCGATCTAGACCAGCGCACCCGACTGCAGCAGTTACAGCAGCAGCTACAGCAGCTTAATGGCGAGTTAGGCGAGCTACAACGGTCGATTCGCGGCGTCGTGCCACCTGATGAGATGGCCAAACTGTTACAGCAACTACTGAACCACCCCGCAACGATCCAAGTTGAGTCGGTCACCAACCTCCCCCCCATTCCCATCTATATCGACCCACCGCAGAGCCCGACTCAAACCGGTAGTGGCAACAATAGCAACGCCGAACCACCGCCGCGAATACCGGCCCTGTTTGAGCACCCGATTAAGATCGAGCTACAGGGGGGATATCCCCACCTGATTGAGTATCTACAGCGACTAGAGGCGCTACCGTGGCAATATCTGTGGCAGTCACTCACAGTCGATAACAGCGACTACCCAAAGGTAAAGATGGAGCTCATACTGCATACCCTTAGCCTAACTCGGAGCTTTGCCGATGTCTAAGCTAATATTAATGGCGCTGCTACTCCTCTTTAGCGCGGCGGTCAGTAGCCAAAGTAGCGATCCGATGCGTCCTGAGCTCGCCATTCCCGGCCTCACGACCAACCCTGCCCCAGAGGAGAACGAGGGCGCTGAGGGTGCCACCAAAGCCCCGATTGAGCTAGTATTACACGGCATTAAGCGCCACTCAGATCGTCGTGTCGCCATTATCAACGGCGAGTTAGTCCGCGCCGGCGATACTCTGTTTGATGCGAGGATCATTGCTATTCAACCCAATTCGGTCTCGCTGCTGCGGCAGCAACAGGTTATTGAACTCTACTTGACTCCACAATCGATAAAACAGCCATGACTTATCTTATGCCCCTCAGGCTCACACTGCTCCTGCTGCCGCTTATGCTAGCTGGCTGCCTTAACACGCAACTCAATAGCCGCTTCGATAGCTCGCCGACTCTAGAGCAGACTCTTGAGCAGCGACAGCTCTCCGTCGAACAGCAGTTAGCTACCGAGCTACAGAGCAGTCTGCTCGATACCATCGCCCCACTACCGCAGCAGGCGCAACGCCAACCTGAACCCCGCTTCTCTCTCAGCGCCCGCGATCTGCCAGTGAACGCCTTTTTTACCGCGCTAGTGGAGGGAACCCCCTATAGCCTAATTCTCGATCCCGCGCTAGAGGGTACCATTACCTTAGAGCTCAAACAGACTACCCTACCCCAACTGCTAGAGTTAGTGCGACGACGCTACGGCTTCGACTACCGTCTCGATCAGCAGCAACATCAGCTAGAGATTCTGGCCAACACCCCCCGTAGTGAGATCTACCAGCTCGACTACCTCTCGGTAGCTCGCACCGGCAGCTCAACCACCAGCGCCGGCTCTAGCCGCAGCAACAGTAGTAGCGACAGCAGTAGCGGCGCGATTAGCAGCTCAATCGAAACCCGCGCCACCACCGAGGCCTTTTGGGAGCGGCTACAAGAGAATCTGCAAGCGATTGCCGGTGAAGAGGGGCAGATTACCATCGCCGCCCAAACCGGCATGATTATCGTCACCGCTCCCCCAAAAGCGCTACGCCATATAGAGCGCTACTTACAACAGACCGAGGCGATTTTGCAGCGCCAGGTGATTATTGAAGCGCACATTATTGAAGTCGAACTGAGTGATCGGTTTCAAAGCGGTATTAACTGGGCCTCTATCCAGCAGCAGGGCTCAAAACAGCTCACCCTATCACAGGCGATTGATGATGTAACCGGACTCAC carries:
- the mshL gene encoding pilus (MSHA type) biogenesis protein MshL; protein product: MTYLMPLRLTLLLLPLMLAGCLNTQLNSRFDSSPTLEQTLEQRQLSVEQQLATELQSSLLDTIAPLPQQAQRQPEPRFSLSARDLPVNAFFTALVEGTPYSLILDPALEGTITLELKQTTLPQLLELVRRRYGFDYRLDQQQHQLEILANTPRSEIYQLDYLSVARTGSSTTSAGSSRSNSSSDSSSGAISSSIETRATTEAFWERLQENLQAIAGEEGQITIAAQTGMIIVTAPPKALRHIERYLQQTEAILQRQVIIEAHIIEVELSDRFQSGINWASIQQQGSKQLTLSQAIDDVTGLTSNEGGQLLAEGSSLNPTSFAPFGGMFSAALEGSSFAAFIELLKGQGEVHVLSSPRIATLNNQKAVIKIGTDEFFVNGFTAPDVNENTTNALPTPEIDTFFSGVALDVTPQIGLRGDITLHVHPTVSQVTEEIKNVGNFTVPLAVSNIRESDSIIRAANGQIVVIGGLMQTNERDNESKVPLLGDIPLLGNLFTHTARSRVKSELVILLRPTLIDDHHSWDRELNRNQRLLQRLKRQH